From the Prunus dulcis chromosome 4, ALMONDv2, whole genome shotgun sequence genome, one window contains:
- the LOC117625522 gene encoding LOW QUALITY PROTEIN: receptor-like protein 3 (The sequence of the model RefSeq protein was modified relative to this genomic sequence to represent the inferred CDS: inserted 1 base in 1 codon): MLVLKIPYHQMAHVLLFILLFSSILSTNHACNQSQSSSLLSFALSLSSPSSNWTSIDCCHWEGITCDHDGWVTHLDLPSRSGLNLKGGVFPSIENLTHLTYLNLSHNSLYGSLESGFFLSLNRLEILDLSSNFFFGELPSFIPSNTRMVDLSNNHFHGAIPSSFFRRARNLTSFSVRNNTFSGSIPSSICLHSSPLIRLLDFSFNEFSSNIPAGLGKCAKLQVFRAGYNSLSGSLPEDIYNATTLEEITLPSNAIRGDIKEEIVNLTNLTILDLYLNEFSGMLPMNIGKLSKLKFMLLHSNNLKGSLPPSLVNCTNLEQLNLGSNNLEGNLSMLDFSKLSRLSKLDVVSNHFAGVFPTSLYSCKSLKALRLSLNDLDGRIEPEILSLKSLSFLSLSGSRLSNITGAMNILMRCKSLKVLILSNNFVGEEMPNGDGMVDVDGFQNLGILSFRGCELTGSLPVWLSKLKKLEVLDMSFNRITGSVPSWLGTSPSLFHINLGNNRISGELPKQFCELPMLVSEQTAAQVEHTYLELPFFVKPAGDAYILQYSSLSFFPPAIYLYNNSINGSIPTEISQLILLRTLDLSHNNVGGNIPDEISSLKMLETLDLSMNHLSGEIPASLTSLNFLSTLNVSYNDLEGPIPKGTQLQGFDVSAFEGNPKLCGAPLWNDCPLINGNSQDVETEHQIPWFRISVVLGFIVGFGGFCGPLMLKKTWRDAYFQFLNNVQXRIYAMRKVRA; the protein is encoded by the exons ATGCTAGTATTGAAGATCCCCTACCACCAAATGGCTCATGTCCTCCTTTTCATCCTCTTATTCTCTTCCATTTTATCCACAAATCATGCATGCAATCAATCTCAAAGCAGCTCTCTTTTGTCTTTTGCCCTCTCACtgtcttctccttcttcgAACTGGACTTCCATTGATTGTTGCCATTGGGAGGGCATCACCTGTGATCACGACGGTTGGGTCACACATTTGGACTTACCCTCCAGATCAGGGCTCAATCTCAAAGGAGGTGTTTTTCCCTCAATTGAAAATCTCACTCATCTCACCTACTTGAATCTCTCTCACAATTCACTCTATGGTTCACTTGAATCTGGTTTCTTCTTATCCTTGAATCGTCTTGAGATCCTTGACTTGAGTTCTAACTTTTTTTTCGGAGAGCTACCGTCTTTTATACCATCCAACACTCGCATGGTGGACTTGTCCAACAATCACTTCCATGGTGCAATTCCATCTTCATTCTTCCGACGAGCTAGGAATTTGACTAGTTTTAGTGTCAGGAACAACACCTTCTCAGGTTCTATCCCATCCTCTATTTGTCTTCATTCTTCTCCCCTGATCAGGCTGTTGGATTTTTCCTTCAATGAATTCAGCAGCAATATTCCTGCTGGACTAGGGAAGTGTGCCAAACTGCAAGTTTTTCGTGCTGGTTACAATAGCCTCTCAGGATCACTTCCAGAAGATATCTATAATGCTACCACACTTGAAGAAATAACATTACCTAGTAATGCGATTCGTGGAGACATTAAGGAGGAAATTgtcaacctcaccaaccttACAATCCTTGATCTCTATCTCAATGAATTCAGTGGCATGCTCCCGATGAATATTGGGAAGCTctccaaattgaaattcatgCTTCTTCATTCAAACAATCTAAAAGGTTCTCTGCCCCCTTCTTTGGTGAATTGCACAAACCTTGAACAATTGAACCTCGGATCAAACAATTTAGAAGGAAACCTCTCCATGCTTGATTTCTCCAAACTCAGTCGCCTTAGTAAACTTGACGTTGTGAGTAATCACTTCGCCGGTGTCTTCCCAACTAGCCTTTACTCATGCAAGTCCCTGAAAGCACTTCGATTGAGCTTAAATGACTTAGATGGACGAATAGAGCCTGAGATTCTTTCATTGAAATCCCTGTCCTTCCTCTCGCTTTCTGGGAGCAGATTGTCCAATATCACAGGGGCAATGAATATATTGATGCGCTGCAAAAGTCTCAAAGTGCTTATActttcaaacaattttgtagGTGAAGAAATGCCAAATGGTGATGGCATGGTTGATGTTGATGGATTCCAAAATCTTGGTATTTTGTCTTTTCGTGGTTGTGAGCTCACTGGTTCATTACCTGTATGGTTATCCAAACTAAAGAAGCTAGAGGTTTTGGATATGTCCTTTAACAGAATCACAGGCTCAGTTCCGAGTTGGTTGGGGACTTCTCCAAGCCTTTTTCACATAAACTTGGGCAACAACCGAATTTCAGGTGAACTTCCAAAGCAATTCTGCGAATTACCAATGTTGGTATCTGAACAAACTGCAGCTCAAGTAGAGCATACGTATCTTGAACTACCTTTCTTCGTCAAACCTGCGGGTGATGCATACATTTTGCAGTAcagttctctctctttctttccacCAGCAATATACCTATACAATAATAGCATCAATGGGAGTATACCAACCGAGATCAGCCAATTGATCCTTCTTCGTACATTAGATCTTAGCCACAACAATGTCGGTGGAAACATTCCAGACGAAATCTCCAGCCTGAAAATGTTGGAGACGTTGGATCTTTCAATGAACCACTTGTCTGGAGAAATCCCCGCATCATTGACAAGCCTTAATTTCTTGTCCACATTGAACGTATCGTATAATGATCTCGAAGGGCCAATACCAAAAGGCACTCAGCTCCAAGGCTTTGATGTCTCTGCATTTGAGGGGAATCCAAAACTTTGTGGTGCCCCTCTTTGGAATGATTGTCCACTAATTAACGGTAACAGCCAAGATGTGGAGACTGAGCATCAAATTCCATGGTTTCGTATTTCTGTTGTGCTTGGCTTCATCGTAGGATTTGGCGGATTTTGTGGTCCTTTAATGCTTAAGAAGACATGGAGAGATGCATATTTCCAATTCCTAAACAATGTAC GTAGGATCTATGCGATGAGAAAAGTGCGTGCATGA
- the LOC117625523 gene encoding secreted RxLR effector protein 161-like, which produces MKDLGDLKYFLEIEVARSTTGIFLSQMKYVLDLLTETGMLGCKSVDTPIEMNHKLCEDMDQEPTNKEQYQRLVERLIYLAHIRPDIPYAVSVVSQFMHSPCVSHRNAVDRILRYLKSAPRKGLTFSKNRDLEVVGYTDVDWAGSITDRRSTSGYFTFVGGNLVTWRSKKQKVVSRSSAEAEYRGMAQGICELLWIRRLLT; this is translated from the coding sequence atgaaagatTTAGGTGATCTGAAGTACTTTCTAGAAATTGAAGTAGCCAGGTCCACAACTGGTatatttctttctcaaatGAAGTATGTATTAGATCTACTCACTGAAACAGGAATGCTTGGATGCAAATCTGTTGATACACCCATCGAGATGAATCACAAGTTATGTGAAGACATGGATCAAGAACCAACCAATAAGGAACAGTATCAACGCCTTGTTGAAAGGTTGATATATTTAGCTCACATAAGACCAGATATTCCATATGCTGTAAGTGTGgttagtcagtttatgcattcaCCCTGTGTGTCCCATAGGAATGCAGTTGATCGGATCTTAAGATACTTAAAGTCAGCACCTAGGAAAGGGTTAACGTTCTCCAAAAATAGAGATCTCGAAGTTGTTGGATATACAGATGTTGATTGGGCTGGCTCCATTACTGACAGACGTTCTACTTCAGGTTACTTCACTTTTGTGGGAGGTAATCTAGTCACTTGGCGgagtaagaaacaaaaagtagTTTCTCGATCTAGTGCTGAAGCAGAGTATCGAGGAATGGCTCAAGGAATTTGTGAATTACTATGGATAAGAAGACTATTAACATAA